In Chloroflexota bacterium, a single genomic region encodes these proteins:
- a CDS encoding DUF423 domain-containing protein, with protein MLSSERLFLGLGAILACLSVAAGAFGAHALVGVVPPERIVVWETAARYQMYHALGLMVVAYLASQKAAGPARVGGWLFIVGTLIFSGSLYLLVLTNIRWLGAITPIGGTAFLAGWLSLAWGVWRR; from the coding sequence ATGCTCTCCTCTGAACGCCTCTTTCTCGGCCTCGGCGCGATCCTCGCCTGTCTCTCGGTGGCAGCCGGCGCGTTCGGCGCGCACGCGCTCGTCGGGGTGGTCCCGCCCGAGCGCATCGTCGTCTGGGAGACCGCCGCGCGGTACCAGATGTACCACGCCCTCGGGCTGATGGTGGTGGCGTACCTTGCGTCGCAGAAGGCCGCTGGTCCGGCCCGCGTCGGCGGCTGGCTCTTCATCGTCGGCACGCTGATCTTCAGCGGCAGCCTGTACCTGCTGGTGCTCACCAACATCCGCTGGCTCGGCGCGATCACCCCCATCGGCGGGACGGCGTTCCTGGCCGGCTGGCTGTCGCTGGCCTGGGGTGTCTGGCGGCGCTGA
- a CDS encoding sulfatase, with protein MPRNVLFLMVDCMRADTLWDRERYPYVPNLDALMARSTSFTEMITAATTTTPSVATLLTGRYPAEHGIRSLLGYKLQPDVKTLPEILREHGYHTVAEVTGPLFPVTGLDRGYDLYHRRERHWYLDTGWGSKVISTLQDRRMREPWFMFLHLWELHWPRKAKGRFASPRYGKQLYQRSVAYLDSQLPRILNAIDPENTVVVMTGDHGEGIAGAIDDPRPWVQFAVSAGYKLTKGLPAQTKKRILSLGKKAVLQEKNQQEVAGHAQLCVYDYLIRVPLVISAPGIVPAGKKVDTQVRHIDIAPTILDAVGIDPTPYGLQPSLLPMMRGEDTTDRPAVTEALQTMLHDNVNRLIGLRTGKYKYISAPDNPTVEQEVYDLEADPREKVNLASSRPELLEDLKQQLVAIQSGATSTAIRMSAEEEALIKGRLEALGYVE; from the coding sequence ATGCCGCGAAACGTCCTCTTCCTGATGGTCGACTGCATGCGCGCGGACACCCTCTGGGATCGCGAGCGCTACCCGTACGTCCCGAACCTCGACGCCCTGATGGCGCGCTCGACCAGCTTCACCGAGATGATCACGGCGGCCACCACGACGACGCCGTCGGTGGCGACGTTGCTGACGGGCCGCTACCCCGCCGAGCACGGCATCCGCTCGCTGCTCGGGTACAAGCTCCAGCCAGACGTCAAGACCTTGCCCGAGATCCTGCGCGAGCACGGCTACCACACCGTCGCCGAGGTCACCGGGCCGCTGTTTCCGGTCACGGGGCTGGATCGCGGGTACGACCTGTACCACCGCCGCGAGCGCCACTGGTACCTGGATACCGGCTGGGGCAGCAAGGTCATCTCCACGCTCCAGGATCGCCGCATGCGCGAGCCGTGGTTCATGTTCCTGCACCTGTGGGAGCTGCACTGGCCGCGCAAGGCGAAGGGCCGCTTCGCCAGCCCGCGGTACGGCAAGCAGCTGTACCAGCGCTCGGTGGCGTACCTGGACAGCCAGTTGCCGCGCATCCTGAACGCCATCGACCCCGAGAACACGGTCGTGGTGATGACGGGCGACCACGGCGAGGGCATCGCGGGGGCGATTGACGATCCGCGCCCGTGGGTCCAGTTCGCGGTGAGCGCCGGCTACAAGCTGACGAAGGGGCTGCCCGCGCAGACCAAGAAGCGGATTCTCTCGCTCGGCAAGAAGGCCGTGCTGCAGGAGAAGAACCAGCAGGAGGTCGCTGGGCACGCACAGCTCTGCGTCTACGACTACCTGATCCGCGTGCCGCTGGTCATCAGCGCGCCTGGCATCGTTCCGGCCGGCAAGAAGGTGGACACCCAGGTTCGCCACATCGACATCGCGCCGACCATCCTCGACGCGGTCGGCATCGACCCGACACCGTATGGGCTGCAGCCATCGTTGCTGCCGATGATGCGCGGCGAGGACACGACGGACCGGCCGGCCGTCACCGAGGCGCTCCAGACGATGCTGCACGACAACGTCAATCGGCTGATCGGGCTGCGGACCGGCAAGTACAAGTACATCTCCGCGCCGGACAACCCGACCGTCGAGCAAGAGGTCTACGACCTGGAGGCCGACCCACGCGAGAAGGTGAATCTCGCGTCGAGTCGGCCGGAGCTGCTGGAGGATCTCAAGCAGCAGCTGGTGGCGATCCAGAGCGGCGCGACCTCGACGGCGATCCGGATGTCGGCCGAGGAAGAGGCGCTGATCAAGGGCCGGCTCGAAGCGCTCGGCTACGTGGAGTAG
- the cysC gene encoding adenylyl-sulfate kinase produces the protein MSTGFTLWFTGLSGAGKSTISEIVERQLRERGQRVERLDGDIVRTHLSKGLGFSKEDRDENIRRIGFVCQLLSRNGIAAIAAAISPYREIRDEVRAKTENFVEVYVECPIETLVQRDVKGLYKKALAGEIKNFTGVSDPYEPPTSPEIVVKTSQQTPEQSAAVIMAKLEALGYLPTHAGVAANGRHN, from the coding sequence TTGAGCACAGGCTTCACCCTCTGGTTTACGGGTCTCTCGGGGGCCGGTAAGTCCACCATCTCCGAGATTGTCGAGCGGCAGCTCCGAGAGCGCGGCCAGCGCGTCGAGCGGCTCGACGGCGATATCGTGCGGACGCATCTCTCGAAGGGTCTCGGCTTCTCCAAGGAAGACCGCGACGAGAACATCCGCCGCATCGGATTCGTCTGCCAGTTGCTGAGCCGCAACGGCATCGCGGCGATTGCGGCGGCCATCTCGCCGTACCGCGAGATCCGCGACGAGGTCCGCGCGAAGACCGAGAACTTCGTCGAGGTCTACGTGGAGTGCCCCATCGAAACGCTCGTGCAGCGGGACGTCAAGGGACTGTACAAGAAGGCGCTGGCCGGCGAGATCAAGAACTTCACGGGCGTCTCGGACCCGTACGAGCCGCCGACCAGTCCCGAGATCGTGGTCAAGACGAGCCAGCAGACGCCCGAGCAGAGCGCCGCCGTCATCATGGCGAAGCTCGAAGCGCTCGGGTACCTGCCGACGCACGCCGGCGTGGCCGCAAACGGCCGGCACAACTAG
- a CDS encoding Gfo/Idh/MocA family oxidoreductase, whose protein sequence is MATRLNVALVGAGLMGSFHAETLAHRLPGARLAVIADADEPKTRSLIDQLGLDDTRYERDAQAAISSPDVQAVAIATPARFHADLIVMAAQAGKPSFTEKPLTHTVEEADRAIAAVAAAGTFLQVGFQRRFDRGFVRAKQAAEDGTLGQLHLLRSITRDPAVPRPEGPLPYAIFLETMIHDFDVLRWLAGSEPVEVSAMAGSIAWGADPASGALDTAVCTVRFANSALGTADVSFNGAFGYDVRAEVFGTGGMMAVGDGRQDAAELYTPSGVSRPHHSWFKPMFGDAYTAELAHFVECARTGHAPSVTGKDGRESLRMALAAIESVKTGRSVSLA, encoded by the coding sequence ATGGCAACACGGCTGAACGTGGCGCTGGTGGGCGCCGGATTGATGGGGTCGTTCCACGCTGAGACCCTGGCGCATCGCCTGCCGGGCGCGCGGCTGGCCGTCATCGCGGACGCGGACGAGCCGAAGACGCGCAGCCTGATCGACCAGCTTGGCCTCGACGACACGCGTTACGAGCGCGACGCCCAGGCCGCGATCTCGTCGCCGGACGTGCAGGCGGTGGCCATCGCCACGCCGGCGCGCTTCCACGCCGACCTGATCGTGATGGCGGCCCAGGCCGGCAAGCCGTCGTTCACCGAGAAGCCGCTGACGCACACCGTCGAGGAGGCCGACCGGGCGATTGCGGCCGTGGCGGCGGCGGGGACGTTTCTCCAGGTCGGGTTTCAGCGGCGGTTCGACCGAGGCTTTGTCCGCGCGAAGCAGGCCGCCGAGGACGGGACGCTCGGGCAGTTGCATCTGCTGCGCTCGATCACCCGTGATCCGGCCGTGCCACGCCCCGAGGGGCCGCTGCCGTACGCTATCTTCCTGGAGACGATGATCCACGACTTCGACGTGCTGCGCTGGCTGGCGGGCAGCGAGCCGGTCGAGGTCTCGGCGATGGCCGGCTCGATTGCCTGGGGGGCCGATCCGGCCTCTGGCGCGCTCGACACGGCGGTCTGCACGGTCCGCTTCGCGAACAGTGCGCTCGGGACGGCCGACGTGAGCTTTAACGGCGCGTTCGGCTACGACGTGCGGGCCGAGGTCTTCGGCACGGGCGGCATGATGGCGGTGGGCGACGGCCGGCAGGACGCCGCCGAACTGTACACCCCGAGCGGCGTGAGCCGTCCGCACCACTCCTGGTTCAAGCCGATGTTCGGCGACGCCTACACCGCCGAGCTGGCACACTTCGTGGAGTGCGCGCGGACCGGACACGCACCGTCCGTGACCGGCAAGGACGGCCGGGAGTCGTTGCGGATGGCGCTGGCGGCCATCGAGTCGGTCAAGACCGGGCGGTCGGTGTCGCTGGCGTAG